A genomic region of Kluyveromyces marxianus DMKU3-1042 DNA, complete genome, chromosome 5 contains the following coding sequences:
- the FRE3 gene encoding ferric-chelate reductase, protein MNSFRSPQIPDGVVKLITCNLLSGQYNWGYSRALEDGFYDIGCGNYLPCAQTVMQCLVDLSGGDQLAALNEYTTYCNAYSGKNISLESALKQLVNGTQYLISNPSSNATNYAPLAFSMKNLEENYNFFHFIFMNFYWAFDCSMLINLTVLAVIILLAIEQKFQFPWLRKIRSRFTSTISNTHHTETKIGGWYVTILPTIGETYILLFLLVICVLSSVVYYPLYESNTGEGKIAFLAKCIANRTGGIAFGLLPLTVLLAGRNNMICWLTGMPYCSMIFYHKWAARLMTLYGSVHGVLWIGYLVWNQRGEFMNYSKDTILILWGFLICIISVILIIKSVYMWKSRHYELFLSLHIILAAVFFYGCYKHSEELGWLGWINLSVALWFMDRILRLFKIFKFGGLKLAYCKVLDPDNEIFQITIPNAGSMKFFPGCYAFLYVLNTKLFWHSHPFSLMKQGDKIIIVIKAKTGMTKELYNKLPKDGTNYPIRVCLEGPYGHNAPVDCYDHALLITSGTAIAGPISYLQRMQKIDDCHFIWIISNERFLDHMRYALEPLMVDNRCSLDIYITRPLGLDISWVPKSTRIHIGRPNIDDVVHEDLSCWKNSAVVSCALPLIDDHVRNSVAREMSLGTVDFYDELQVW, encoded by the coding sequence ATGAATAGCTTTAGGAGTCCTCAAATTCCGGACGGAGTTGTCAAGTTGATAACATGCAATCTTCTATCTGGACAGTATAATTGGGGATATTCAAGAGCTTTAGAAGACGGTTTTTATGACATAGGTTGCGGGAATTATTTACCTTGCGCCCAAACGGTAATGCAATGCCTAGTTGATCTTTCAGGAGGGGACCAGCTTGCTGCTCTGAACGAATACACAACGTATTGTAATGCATATTCAGGCAAGAATATAAGTCTTGAAAGTGCCTTAAAACAACTCGTGAATGGTACTCAATATTTGATTTCAAACCCAAGTTCTAATGCCACCAACTACGCCCCATTAGCATTTAGTATGAAGAATTTAGAAGAAAACTATAACTTTTTCCACTTCATATTTATGAACTTTTACTGGGCATTTGATTGTTCTATGCTTATAAACTTGACCGTTTTAGCGGTCATTATTTTATTGGCAATTGAACAAAAGTTTCAATTTCCATGGCTCAGAAAAATACGATCAAGGTTTACATCCACAATCTCCAATACACATCATAcggaaacaaaaataggCGGATGGTATGTCACAATCCTGCCAACAATTGGAGAAACATATatacttcttttccttttggtAATATGCGTTCTTTCCAGCGTTGTGTACTACCCCCTTTATGAGTCCAACACTGGAGAAGGGAAGATTGCATTTTTGGCGAAATGTATTGCAAACAGGACTGGCGGTATAGCCTTTGGACTTTTACCCCTGACAGTTCTATTAGCCGGAAGAAACAATATGATTTGTTGGCTGACAGGAATGCCTTACTGTAGCATGATATTTTATCATAAGTGGGCAGCAAGATTAATGACATTATATGGCTCTGTTCACGGAGTACTGTGGATTGGGTACCTCGTATGGAACCAAAGAGGAGAGTTCATGAATTACTCGAAAGACacaatattaatattatgGGGGTTCCTAATATGCATAATTTCTGTCATTCTTATAATAAAATCGGTATATATGTGGAAGTCAAGACATTACGAGTTGTTTTTGTCATTACACATCATTTTAGCAGCTGTATTTTTTTATGGATGCTATAAACACTCAGAGGAGTTAGGATGGCTAGGATGGATCAATCTCTCAGTAGCTCTTTGGTTCATGGATAGAATTCTAAGATTATTTAAAATCTTTAAGTTCGGAGGCCTTAAATTGGCGTACTGTAAGGTGCTAGATCCtgataatgaaatatttcaaatcaCCATACCTAATGCCGGATCAATGAAGTTTTTCCCTGGATGTTACGCTTTTCTCTATGTATTGAATACGAAGTTATTCTGGCATAGTCATCCATTTTCATTGATGAAACAAGGAGATAAAATAATCATAGTAATAAAGGCAAAAACTGGCATGACCAAGGAGTTATACAATAAACTCCCGAAAGATGGAACGAATTACCCTATCCGAGTATGTCTTGAAGGACCGTATGGACACAATGCCCCTGTAGATTGCTACGACCATGCATTACTTATCACATCAGGAACTGCAATAGCAGGACCAATATCTTACCTGCAAAGAATGCAAAAAATTGATGACTGTCACTTCATCTGGATCATCAGTAATGAAAGATTCTTAGATCACATGAGGTACGCTTTAGAGCCTTTAATGGTTGACAATAGGTGCTCTTTGGACATATACATCACCAGGCCCTTGGGGCTTGATATATCATGGGTTCCTAAGTCCACTCGTATTCATATTGGGAGACCTAACATCGATGATGTGGTACACGAAGATTTATCTTGCTGGAAAAACTCTGCTGTTGTCTCCTGCGCACTGCCTTTGATTGATGATCATGTCAGGAATTCTGTAGCAAGGGAAATGAGTTTAGGCACTGTTGACTTCTACGATGAGTTACAAGTATGGTAA